The Deinococcus sp. Leaf326 sequence TGCTGGGCGACTTCGTCAAGCCGGGCTTCCAGTGCGGGCCGATCCAAGCGCTGACCATTAGCGAGCACGACTTCCGGATGGTGTTCGAGCAGGGCATAACGATCCGCAACCTGCATTGAGGCAGCGAGCACGAGGCCGGGGGCCCCGAGCAGCAGAGGAAGGCGCTGACCCACCGGGAGGGTATGCGCGAACGGCGTCCGTCCCTCGACACGCTGCACGACAACACGTTCCATCCCTGCCCGGACATACATGGTGACGGTTTCCTGGGTATTGAGGGCGACCTGCTGAAGAACGGGCAGTGCGGCCCGGTTCAGGCTGTCATTCATCAGGAACGCGTAGGCCAGGGGCAGCGTGCCGACATCGAGCTGATATCCGGTTTGAATCTTTTGAACGAGGGACCACTGCTCTAAAGAGGCGAGGAAGCGAATCACAGTGGCCTTGGACATGTCGGTCCGGACACTGAGTTCGGTGAGGGTAAGGGAGCGATCTGAACGTGCGAGGACGTCGAGCAAGGTAAACGCACGTTCGACGGCGCGGATGGAACCCGCGGCTAGGTCCTTTTCTATCATTGTTTCACCTAGTGAACCTTTGTTTTATTTTCCGATATTCTGGCAGGACGAATGATGACAGTCAAGTCAAGTGACACGCTGTCGCCAAGGTGATGGCCGATTGAGTGAGGGAACACGAGTGAAATTTCTCGACCAACACGGGCGTTTGCAGCCTTATTTCCCGTAGAACGCCTGAGTTTGATAGGTTGAGCACCCCATGACCCTTGCGCTATACCAGGGCAGCTTGCTCGCGCAGACCCGCGAGTGGACGAACCTCCACGACGAGGAATTGCGCCGCCGTGCCGTGAAAGCTGCGGCGGACAAGGACGTCGACGCTCTGATCTCCCTGACCACGGCCTATCTCGCGCATCAGGGTGGCAGCGGTGTCCTGACCAGTCCACGTACGGTCGAGGCCTATGCCCTGGGCACCCGGCAGTTCGTCGAGTACGCCACGGCTCAGGCTCTCAGCCTGCTTCGGCCAGGTCGCCACGATGCGCAGGGGTACATCAACGCCCTCCTCGCTGCTGGGCGCAAACCTGCGGGGGTCCAGCTCAAGGTCGCATCGGCAGGTTGCCTCTACCGTGCCCTGCGCTGGGCCGGCGCCACGGAGGCTGACCCCTTCCGCGATACGAAGGTCCCCAAGGACCGCACGCCGGGGATCATCAAGCGCCCGCCTTATACCGAGGACGAGCTGGCGGATGTGCTCGAACATGCCGACGTGCACGCCAAGTTCCTGCTCTTCCTGACGGCCCATGCTGGCTTGCGCATTAGCGAGGCCCTGGCGCTGGAGTGGGATGACCTCGACGAGGTAGCCAAGCGCTTGCATGTGCGCAGCGGCAAGGGCCGGAAGGGTCGAGTGGTGGCCATGAGCACCAGCCTCGCGCGTGCAGCCCGTCATTACCGAGGCCTCTATGGACCAGGCGGCCCAGACCATACCGATGGGAAACGGACGACGCCCAGTACCCATCTCTTCCGGTATAGGCATGCCATGACCGCCCGACACCACATCAGCAAAGCCTTCGCCCTGGCCGGGGTGGACTTCAGAGGCTTCCACCCCGGAC is a genomic window containing:
- a CDS encoding tyrosine-type recombinase/integrase encodes the protein MTLALYQGSLLAQTREWTNLHDEELRRRAVKAAADKDVDALISLTTAYLAHQGGSGVLTSPRTVEAYALGTRQFVEYATAQALSLLRPGRHDAQGYINALLAAGRKPAGVQLKVASAGCLYRALRWAGATEADPFRDTKVPKDRTPGIIKRPPYTEDELADVLEHADVHAKFLLFLTAHAGLRISEALALEWDDLDEVAKRLHVRSGKGRKGRVVAMSTSLARAARHYRGLYGPGGPDHTDGKRTTPSTHLFRYRHAMTARHHISKAFALAGVDFRGFHPGRKYAGTR
- a CDS encoding IclR family transcriptional regulator, which codes for MIEKDLAAGSIRAVERAFTLLDVLARSDRSLTLTELSVRTDMSKATVIRFLASLEQWSLVQKIQTGYQLDVGTLPLAYAFLMNDSLNRAALPVLQQVALNTQETVTMYVRAGMERVVVQRVEGRTPFAHTLPVGQRLPLLLGAPGLVLAASMQVADRYALLEHHPEVVLANGQRLDRPALEARLDEVAQQGYAISRSERLQQIFAVAAPVRTSDQTVKAAVGITAHEKRVTPEQVETLVEEVMRAARTIGEASGAWSTGQQGLNVSAEPVAARRSRQRQD